TTTTGGTGAGCATCTACTTCTTCCTCACTCTGGGCTGGGCCTTGGTGCTGAGCAGGTCAGCTCGCGGAACCACCGCCTGGCGCAACGCCAGACCGAGCGCCTTCACCGTCGCCTCCACGATGTGGTGCTCGTCGAACCCTCGGACCACCAGCACGTGCAAGGTCATCCCGCTGCTCATGGCGAAGGAGCGCAGGAAGTGTTGATAGAGCACGTCCGGGCAATCGACGTCCACGTAAGGACGGTCAATGAGGTCCAGGGCGACCGTGACCAGAGCATCATCCATTGGCACCGTGGCCGAGGAAATCCTCTCTATCGGCTGCTTGCCTATGGCCTCTCGCATGGCCGTGCCCAGGACGATGGCTACATCCTCAATGAGGTGGTGCTCGTTGTCTCCTTTGGCCTGGAGGACCACGTCGAAAGAGGCATATTTGGTCAGGGACTCGAGCATATGGGTGAGGAACTGATCGTCGACATCCACTCTCGCCGTTCCTTTGCCATCCAGCTCTATCTTCGCCTTTATATCCGTCTCCCTTGTCTTCCTGTTCACTTCCGCAGTCCTCATTTAGACCGCCTCCAGAGCTCCGCCGGGTTCAGCCTGCCGGTGTAGAGCGCGATTCCTGCCACCGCTCCCTCGACGCCGATGCTCTCCAGCAGTCTGACGTCGTCCATAGAGCGAATTCCCCCGGACGCGATGACCGGGTGGGGGCATCTTGCCACGAAGCTACGCACCTCGGTCGGATTTATGCCTTGCGCACGGCCCTCCACGTCCACGTCGGTGTGCAGCACCGCCGCCAGAGGTAAGTCGCGAATGAGATCGAACATAGTATCCAGAGTGATACGGGACGATTCCTGCCATCCTTTCACCTGGATCATGCCCTTGGCCACGTCCAGAGCTAGGACGATTCGGCCCGGGTGATCGTAGGCCACGTCCCTTAGCCAGTTGG
The sequence above is drawn from the Methanomassiliicoccales archaeon genome and encodes:
- a CDS encoding imidazoleglycerol-phosphate dehydratase encodes the protein MRTAEVNRKTRETDIKAKIELDGKGTARVDVDDQFLTHMLESLTKYASFDVVLQAKGDNEHHLIEDVAIVLGTAMREAIGKQPIERISSATVPMDDALVTVALDLIDRPYVDVDCPDVLYQHFLRSFAMSSGMTLHVLVVRGFDEHHIVEATVKALGLALRQAVVPRADLLSTKAQPRVRKK
- the hisA gene encoding 1-(5-phosphoribosyl)-5-[(5-phosphoribosylamino)methylideneamino]imidazole-4-carboxamide isomerase — encoded protein: MRVIPAVDILEGRVVQLVGGKPGTEQIVLPDPVGVAKDWERQGAPMVHVVDLDGALGKGGNLTLVRKILETLKVPVQVGGGVRTTATVNQYLDWGANRVIVGTKAITDANWLRDVAYDHPGRIVLALDVAKGMIQVKGWQESSRITLDTMFDLIRDLPLAAVLHTDVDVEGRAQGINPTEVRSFVARCPHPVIASGGIRSMDDVRLLESIGVEGAVAGIALYTGRLNPAELWRRSK